The following coding sequences lie in one Palaemon carinicauda isolate YSFRI2023 chromosome 7, ASM3689809v2, whole genome shotgun sequence genomic window:
- the LOC137644305 gene encoding uncharacterized protein → MAVTPFLRGVGAVRRYIATIDRAEPELKSIWFSLRPLIKTRMNRSHLRQETRWKGNKGKEFDDGYKLYYSGANKQGRNGVGTALSGELKNAVIEVHRKNDCIIRLKICCGGEILNIISAYAPQVGCIEDEKGNFWKDMDGVMQELEEHERVIILERMIDARLREVEISEEHMGFMKGSRTTDGVFCLRQLMEKFREKQRDLHVVFFDLEKAYD, encoded by the exons ATGGCG GTAACGCCATTCCTACGGGGTGTTGGCGCCGTGAGGCGCTATATTGCCACTATAGACAGGGCGGAACCCGAATTAAAAAGTATATGGTTCAGCCTCCGCCCTCTGATAAAGACCAGAATGAACCGCTCCCATCTCAGACAG gaaacacgatggaagggaaataaaggtaAAGAGTTTGATGATGGTTATAaactatattatagcggagcaaataaacaaggtagaaaTGGAGTTGGCACAgcactgtctggtgagctgaaaaatgcggtgatagaggtgcatagaaagaatgactgtatcatcagattgaagatatgttgtggaggagagatactgaatattataagtgcatatgcaccacaaGTTGGTTGCATAGAAgatgagaagggaaatttctggaaagacatggatggagtaatgcaagaactggaagaacatgagagggtcata atactggaaaggatgatagatgccagactaagagaagtagAAATAAGTGAAGAGCatatgggattcatgaaggggagcagaacaacagatggtgtattttgtctgaggcaactaatggagaaattccgggaaaagcaaagagacctgcatgtggtattctttgaccttgaaaaggcctaTGACTGA